From a single bacterium genomic region:
- a CDS encoding Fe-S-containing protein, whose translation RRTWRAVGARAAAAAALAAILAAAGACAPAGAKYPEVRAVDGTVSLEAADVAAGSVRFFTFRDDAGRAADFFIYRDSGGTVRAAFDACRTCARWKKGYRLEGGKMVCIKCGMRFELDTLPTGIGSCVPVAVPVERTGGRLVIAAKALEEGERYF comes from the coding sequence GTCGTCGCACCTGGCGCGCCGTCGGGGCGCGCGCCGCGGCCGCAGCGGCATTGGCGGCGATCCTCGCAGCCGCGGGGGCCTGCGCGCCGGCGGGCGCGAAGTACCCCGAGGTCCGGGCGGTCGACGGCACGGTGTCCCTGGAGGCCGCGGACGTCGCCGCCGGGAGCGTCCGCTTCTTCACGTTCCGGGACGACGCCGGCCGGGCGGCGGACTTCTTCATCTACCGGGACAGCGGCGGCACCGTGCGCGCCGCGTTCGACGCCTGTCGGACCTGCGCCCGCTGGAAGAAGGGGTACCGACTCGAGGGCGGGAAGATGGTCTGCATCAAGTGTGGCATGCGCTTCGAGCTGGATACGCTCCCCACCGGGATCGGCTCCTGCGTGCCGGTCGCGGTGCCCGTCGAGCGCACAGGCGGGCGCCTGGTCATCGCCGCCAAGGCGCTCGAGGAGGGGGAGCGCTACTTCTAG